Within Cellulophaga sp. L1A9, the genomic segment AATTAGTTTACATTATAAAAATGGAAAATACATACGGTAACAGAGAACCTTTTACCGAGAAAATTCCAAGTTCAAATAGAAGCACCGTTCCTGCACAAGAATTAGATGTTGCTATCAAATCTAAAAACCCACAATTAAAAAATCCATTTATAATTCCTGGGATTAGAAATATCAAGATAGAGTCACAACTTAATCCAAATTATAATTTCGAAAACTTTTTAGAAGGAGATTCAAACCGTTTAGCGCGTTCTGCTGGTATGGCTGTAGCAAATAAACCAGGAGGAACTTCTTTTAATCCACTATTAATTTTTGGTGGTGTTGGTTTAGGAAAAACACACTTAGCACACGCTATTGGTGTTGAAATAAAAGACAAGTACCCAGAACGTACTGTTCTATATATCTCTGCTGAAAAATTTACGCAACAATATATAGAATCTGTAAAGAAAAATACAAGAAACGATTTTATACATTTTTATCAGTTGATAGATGTATTAATTATTGATGACGTACAATTCTTATCAGGAAAATCAGGAACACAAGATGTTTTCTTTCATATATTCAACCATTTACATCAAAATGGAAAACAGGTTATCTTAACATCAGATAAAGCTCCTGTAGATATGCAAGATATTGAACAACGCTTGTTATCTCGATTTAAATGGGGACTATCCGCTGAATTGCAGAACCCAGATTACGAGACTAGAATTTCTATCTTAAAAAATAAATTATATCGTGATGGTGTTGAAATGCCTGATGATATTATAGAATACGTTGCAAAGCATATCAAAACAAATATTCGCGAATTAGAAGGTGCTATTATTTCATTAATTGCTCAGTCTTCTTTCAATAAAAAAGAAGTTACTTTAGATTTAGCGCAACAAGTTGTTGAAAAATTTGTTAAGAACACAAAACGTGAAGTTTCTATAGATTACATCCAGAAAGTAGTTTCTGACTATTTTGAAATGGATGTTGCAACCTTACAATCTAAAACAAGAAAGCGTCATATTGTACAAGCGAGACAGTTAGCGATGTTCTTTGCTAAGAAATTTACAAAAGCATCATTAGCTAGTATTGGTTCACAAATAGGGAAAAGAGATCACGCAACTGTTTTACACGCCTGTAAAACTGTGGATAATCTTGCCGAAACCG encodes:
- the dnaA gene encoding chromosomal replication initiator protein DnaA yields the protein MSVTAISVWNNCLDFIKDNIQPQAFKTWFEPIKPVKLTDKALSIQVPSKFFYEWLEEHYVKLLKVSLTKELGESAKLVYIIKMENTYGNREPFTEKIPSSNRSTVPAQELDVAIKSKNPQLKNPFIIPGIRNIKIESQLNPNYNFENFLEGDSNRLARSAGMAVANKPGGTSFNPLLIFGGVGLGKTHLAHAIGVEIKDKYPERTVLYISAEKFTQQYIESVKKNTRNDFIHFYQLIDVLIIDDVQFLSGKSGTQDVFFHIFNHLHQNGKQVILTSDKAPVDMQDIEQRLLSRFKWGLSAELQNPDYETRISILKNKLYRDGVEMPDDIIEYVAKHIKTNIRELEGAIISLIAQSSFNKKEVTLDLAQQVVEKFVKNTKREVSIDYIQKVVSDYFEMDVATLQSKTRKRHIVQARQLAMFFAKKFTKASLASIGSQIGKRDHATVLHACKTVDNLAETDKQFRKYIDDLTKKFS